From the genome of Triticum aestivum cultivar Chinese Spring chromosome 3B, IWGSC CS RefSeq v2.1, whole genome shotgun sequence, one region includes:
- the LOC123069374 gene encoding probable ubiquitin-conjugating enzyme E2 26, translated as MDTECRGPQQGGSSCWATGAAAWSSSQQKRQRCEGSSSDQVGSSTSASVQMSESELPDTDYAENEEEDYYMDDDDDDCDDENGDDSEYEFDEADFNQQLADKFDDLDLPPGVEATVPWLQKLAANDEQDGASDELVEDEITKKYKAFQQFYTVQNFSDHHYANKSVGKTSREWAKRIQHDWKLLEKDLPASIFVRVAEDRMDLLRAAIIGPKGTPYHDGLFFFDAHFTSNYPSEPPLVYYHSGGLRLNPNLYNCGKVCLSLLGTWSGSGCEKWNSAHSTMLQVLVSIQALILNEKPYFNEPGYAGSANTATGQQHSVEYNKTTFLHSCRTMLYSLRRPPEHFGDLVAGHFRERGRTILAACKHYLEGNMVGSEVPEEEEAEYDGTGASSSSSSSSSVPKKQEVLRVDPLGRRTQFTDNLKTLFEDLLMEFNVKGADTRKFLEDKVKKNLPAA; from the exons ATGGACACAGA GTGCCGCGGGCCGCAGCAGGGCGGCTCGTCGTGCTGGGCGACGGGCGCCGCGGCTTGGAGTTCATCGCAGCAGAAGCGCCAGCGATGCGAG GGTTCTTCCAGCGACCAAGTTGGATCCAGCACAAGTGCTTCTGTGCAAATGTCTGAATCAGAGCTACCAGATACTGATTAcgcagaaaatgaggaagaggattactatatggatgatgatgatgatgattgtgaTGATGAAAACGGCGATGACTCTGAATATGAATTCGATGAAGCTGACTTTAATCAGCAGCTTGCTGATAAATTTGATGATTTAGATCTGCCTCCAGGTGTCGAGGCTACTGTACCATGGCTGCAGAAACTTGCAGCCAATGACGAGCAGGATGGAGCGTCAGATGAGTTAGTTGAGGATGAAATTACAAAGAAATATAAGGCATTTCAACAATTCTACACTGTTCAAAATTTCTCTGACCACCATTATGCTAATAAATCAGTGGGGAAG ACAAGCAGGGAATGGGCAAAGAGAATTCAACATGACTGGAAACTTTTGGAGAAAGATCTACCAG CTTCTATCTTTGTCCGTGTTGCTGAAGATAGAATGGATCTTCTGAGGGCTGCGATTATTGGCCCTAAGGGAACACCCTATCATGATGGTCTATTCTTCTTTGATGCACATTTTACCTCTAATTATCCTTCAGAGCCTCCG TTGGTGTATTACCATTCTGGAGGGCTTCGACTTAACCCGAACTTGTATAATTGTGGAAAAGTCTGCCTTAGCCTCCTTGGTACCTGGAGTGGTAGTGGTTGCGAGAAGTGGAACTCAGCTCACTCAACCATGCTGCAGGTGCTCGTGTCCATTCAGGCTCTCATTTTGAATGAGAAGCCATACTTCAATGAGCCGGGATATGCAGGCTCTGCGAATACCGCAACTGGACAACAGCATTCTGTAGAGTATAACAAGACCACATTTCTGCACTCCTGTAGGACTATGCTGTATTCACTTAGAAGGCCTCCGGAG CACTTTGGAGACCTTGTCGCCGGCCACTTCCGGGAACGTGGACGCACCATTCTGGCAGCATGCAAACACTACCTAGAGGGTAACATGGTTGGATCGGAGGTCCCCGAAGAGGAAGAAGCGGAATACGACGGCACTGGAGCatctagcagcagcagcagcagcagcagtgtacCAAAGAAGCAAGAAGTGTTGAGGGTGGATCCTCTGGGTAGGCGCACTCAGTTCACTGACAACCTCAAGACGCTGTTCGAAGATCTTCTGATGGAGTTCAACGTGAAGGGCGCTGACACTAGGAAGTTCCTGGAAGACAAGGTGAAGAAGAACCTGCCCGCAGCCTGA
- the LOC123065234 gene encoding protein FAR1-RELATED SEQUENCE 5-like → MSEKNRDAERMNREGGADAWGSQRPETPPWDAAEYSQLISAGPLLPLLEQYAGVGSYDQNTLRGAPWQVQSQGANTDIFTGNQPQLASMANQGPSCSTWHQPAPMYLPSTSYTAYYAGGDTANVPWQASQIAGGARHFGVTDHTRWPNAAQQEPTTTVNSGAGTSTAGSSERTEDAFHQPADCHAANNFESESGMAIIPAMPTSTPLNTSTSNTRVDGTAADTEANDETDDDAQEDEDGGQSEIVVPQPPYIGQRFGSFAEAKEYYQAYAKFHGFAVNTEYHRKIKKTNEYSRGEMRCHKARRNKKGKGVAPVVPERKRGIILKTGCPVRCKLNVDGATWVVNEYFDEHNHKLIKKFDLVKFLTAHRGFTPVERKFVKLLHDCNVGPSRMVQILSLIHSKKGTLSSMPYIPADVTNLQAKYRRESKLADIEATIAYFDAKAKEDPDFFYRIRLDDEDRVRNMYWVDGAARRAYKHFRDCISFDATYLTNMYKMPCAPFIGINNHNQSLQFGCGLVRNEDTDGYVWLFKTFLECMDGLAPMNIITDQDFSMRAGIEEVFPLAVHRHCRWHIIKKAEETLGPFFADRPELHKAFELCVDHSLTVEEFERSWMAMTETHQVQDNETLVSLWEKRMYWVPAYFMQCFFPFLQTTQRSEGFNAVLKRYVSPGNSLLQFAKQYTALQQKILGSELQQEATTALKQPKLLTYLPMERQMSKIYTNKIFNK, encoded by the exons ATGTCGGAAAAGAATCGAGACGCGGAAAGGATGAATCGCGAAGGTGGCGCTGATGCTTggggttctcaaaggccagaaacaccgccttgggatgcagcagagtatagtcaactcatctctgcagggccgttgctgccactactagaacagtatGCAGGCGTAG gttcttatgaccaaaacactctCAGGGGGGCCCCATGGCAAGTTCAGTCACAAGGCGCTAACACTGACATATTTACGGGCAACCAACCTCAACTAGCTAGTATGGCTAATCAAG ggccttcatgcagcacgtggcatcagccagcacccatgtacctgccatcgacgtcatacacag CGTATTACGCTGGTGGTGACACGGCAAACGTCCCGTGGCAAGCTTCACAAATTGCAGGTGGAGCACGACATTTTGGTGtcacagaccacacaagatggCCAAATGCAGCACAACAAG AACCTACAACTACAGTGAACAGCGGtgcggggacatctactgcggggagctctgagcgcacggaagacgcgttccaccagccagcagactgtcatgccgcaaacaatttcgagtcagagtcgggaatggcaatcattccagcaatgccgacgagcacccctttgaacacaagcactaGCAACACTCGAGTAGATGGAACTGCCGCCGATACTGAAGCGAATGATGAAACTGACGACGACGCACAAgaggatgaagatggtgggcaatccGAGATCGTGGTACCTCAGCCACCATACATTGGGCAGAGATTTGGATCGTTCGCAGAAGCAAAGGAATACTACCAGGCATACGCAAAGTTCCATggatttgcggtcaacaccgagtaccataggaaaattaagaaaactaatgagtacagcagaggtgagatgaggtgccacaaggcacggaggaacaagaaggggaaaggtgttgcgcctgtcgttccggaacgaaagagaggcatcattctcaagacggggtgccctgtccggtgtaagctaaacgtagatggagcaACATGGGTGGTCAATGagtattttgacgagcacaaccacaaactcataaagaagttcgacctggtgaaatttctgaccgcccacagagggttcacccccgtcgaaaggaaattcgtaaagctgctacatgattgtaacgtcggtccatcaagaatggtacagatactatctctcatccacagcaaaaaggggactctgagtagcatgccgtacataccagctgacgtcacaaacctacaggccaagtaccgtagagagagcaagttggcagACATAGAGGCCACAATAGCCTACTTCGATGCGAAAGcaaaggaagatccagatttcttctacaggataaggttggacgatgaggaccgtgtcaggaacatgtattgggtggatggtgctgcaaggagagcctacaaacatttccgagattgcatttcattcgacgcgacgtacctcaccaatatgtacaagatgccatgcgctccgttcataggaataaataaccacaatcagtcgttgcagttcggATGCGGCCTCGTCCGGAACGAAGACACAgatgggtacgtttggctgttcaagaccttcttggagtgcatggatggacttgctccgatgaacataataacggaccaagatttcagcatgcgtgcaggcatagaggaggtctttccgttggcagtgcacaggcactgcaggtggcacattataaagaaggctgaggagacgctaggaccgttctttgccgaccgtccagagctgcacaaggcattcgagctgtgcgtggaccacagcttgacggtggaggagtttgaaaggagctggatggccatgactGAAACACATCAAGTCCAGGACAACGAGACTCTTGttagcctgtgggagaagcgaatgtactgggtgccggcctacttcatgcagtgcttcttcccctttctgcagactacgcagcgcagcgaggggttcaatgctgttttaaAGCGGTACgtcagccctggcaactcattgctacagtttgccaagcagtacacagctttgcaacaaaaaattctgggatctgagctacagcaagaagcgacCACAGCCctaaagcagccaaaattgctaacgtatttaccgatggagaggcaaatgagcaagatatacaccaacaagatctttaacaagtaa
- the LOC123065235 gene encoding uncharacterized protein, producing MPAMMAQPMVEGRKAVKFAEPIVQATPEEISPSLDEVYRMIEETALQRSSSRGQGQSSSNVPADTVSEDTIRSVTPGPVRQQRVVHPPPAEDYEPEFRATKEQTQLYDIVKRFGNARTNSKHMKELKATKVIQCGATYVDLGDLAESVRPNGKMSTNVVACGIDYINNHTDVCADKIIMHYSVTCKIWDGDFHHKILRNNFAQHGDFKLTLKKYVSTPFLSAPFFHMAWFFARTCTCVCVAEVFMWQQLPCTLTS from the exons atgcccgcaatgatggcgcagccaatggtcgagggcaggaaggctgtcaagttcgcagagCCAATTGTGCAAG ccacccctgaggagatttcaccgTCACTTGATGAAGTTTACCGCATGATCGAGGAGACAGCATTGCAGAGGAGTTCCTCACGAGGgcaagggcaatcaagttccaatgtgcctgcagatacggtatctgaggataccattaggagtgTCACCCCTGGTCctgtgaggcagcagagggtagttcacccaccccccgcggaagactacgagcccgaattCAGGGCCACTAAGGAACAGACCCAGCTGTACGATATCGTCAAGCGTTTTGGAAATGCGAGGACcaacagcaagcacatgaaggagctgaaagc aacgaAAGTCATTCAGTGCGgagcgacgtacgtcgacctgggtgatcttgccgagtccgtgaggccaaacggaaaaatgtcgacgaatgtagttgcatgcgggatcgactacatcaacaatcaCACCGATGTATGCGCCGACAAGAtaatcatgcattacagtgtgacctgcaaaatatgggatggtgacttccaccacaaaatcctgaggaacAATTTTGCACAACACGGTGACttcaagctcacactgaagaaatatgtgagtactcctTTCCTGTCTGCACCGTTTTTTCACATGGCGTGGTTTTTTGCCAGAACCTGTACTTGTGTTTGTGTGGCAGAAGTTTTCATGTGGCAACAGTTGCCGTGCACACTGACTTCTTGA